The following coding sequences are from one Ramlibacter henchirensis window:
- a CDS encoding iron dicitrate transport regulator FecR, whose product MTQHHLQGRREDEVLWFRRRSFLQAAAAWTSMGGFAGAWAQRRGNVVDLRGDALVNGQRLTPQGVIQTGDAVETGPGSSLVFVIGNSAFQVRQNSRLVVERGATLNAVSVLRMLTGAVASVWGKGSSRQIITPTLTAGIRGTGVYTEVFPEQSFRSYFCNCYGVVEMSAGDDRALSRADYHQAFWGEPQPKNGRLLTPAKAINHTDEELEHLAQLVDQRTAWQVLGRKGAKDGDGYSQERPAATPSETPR is encoded by the coding sequence ATGACCCAGCACCACCTGCAAGGCCGCCGCGAAGACGAAGTCCTCTGGTTCCGGCGACGCAGCTTCCTGCAGGCGGCCGCGGCCTGGACTTCGATGGGCGGCTTCGCAGGTGCATGGGCGCAGCGACGCGGGAACGTCGTCGACCTGCGCGGCGACGCGCTGGTGAACGGGCAGCGCCTCACGCCGCAAGGGGTCATCCAGACAGGCGACGCCGTGGAAACGGGGCCCGGTTCCAGCCTGGTCTTCGTCATCGGCAACTCCGCGTTTCAGGTGCGGCAGAACAGCCGCCTGGTGGTGGAGCGCGGCGCCACCCTGAATGCGGTGAGCGTTCTGCGCATGCTCACCGGCGCCGTCGCCAGCGTCTGGGGAAAGGGCAGCAGCCGGCAGATCATCACGCCCACGCTCACCGCCGGCATCCGCGGCACCGGCGTGTACACCGAAGTCTTCCCGGAGCAGTCGTTCCGCAGCTATTTCTGCAACTGTTACGGCGTGGTGGAGATGAGCGCGGGGGACGACCGCGCCCTCTCGCGTGCCGATTACCACCAGGCGTTCTGGGGCGAGCCGCAGCCGAAGAACGGCCGCCTGCTCACGCCCGCCAAGGCGATCAACCACACCGACGAGGAGCTGGAGCACCTCGCGCAGCTGGTCGACCAGCGTACGGCCTGGCAGGTGCTCGGTCGCAAGGGCGCAAAGGACGGCGACGGCTACTCCCAGGAGCGTCCGGCCGCCACGCCCTCTGAAACACCGCGTTGA
- a CDS encoding BPSS1780 family membrane protein, which produces MKLNVVPPRTGLLWVRQGIRTFLRQPLALAGLFFMYMAVVLVVTQIPVIGIVAAGILVPAATLGLMAATAEASSGRFPMPTLLVSAFRAGRDRLRSMLMLGVVYTVGSVIATGLSTLIAGSSPAPQAGEVDGTLLVTLLMHTPLFLMFWHAPALVHWYGVTPAKSLFFSVVACWRNLGALVVYALAWMGVFLLVGTVLSLLGALAGGTALARAVMVPTALLMAAMFTSSIYFTFRDSFSADEAPPDSPDGEPQ; this is translated from the coding sequence ATGAAACTCAACGTCGTCCCGCCGCGAACCGGCCTGCTCTGGGTGCGCCAGGGCATCCGGACTTTCCTGCGGCAGCCGCTGGCGCTGGCGGGGCTTTTCTTCATGTACATGGCGGTCGTCCTGGTCGTGACGCAGATTCCCGTGATCGGTATCGTCGCCGCCGGCATCCTGGTGCCGGCGGCCACCTTGGGCCTGATGGCCGCCACGGCGGAGGCCTCCAGCGGGCGCTTCCCGATGCCCACGCTGCTGGTGAGCGCGTTCCGTGCGGGCCGCGACCGGCTGCGCTCGATGCTGATGCTGGGCGTGGTCTACACGGTGGGCTCGGTCATCGCCACCGGGCTGTCCACGCTGATCGCCGGCAGCAGCCCCGCGCCGCAAGCGGGAGAAGTCGATGGCACGCTGCTCGTGACGCTGCTGATGCACACCCCGCTGTTCCTGATGTTCTGGCACGCGCCCGCTCTGGTGCACTGGTACGGCGTGACCCCCGCCAAGAGCCTGTTCTTCAGCGTGGTCGCGTGCTGGCGCAACCTGGGCGCGCTGGTGGTGTATGCGCTGGCCTGGATGGGCGTGTTCCTGCTGGTGGGCACGGTGCTCAGCCTGCTCGGCGCGCTGGCCGGCGGCACGGCGCTGGCGCGGGCGGTGATGGTGCCCACCGCGCTGCTGATGGCCGCCATGTTCACCAGCTCGATCTATTTCACTTTCCGCGACAGCTTCAGCGCCGACGAAGCGCCCCCCGATTCACCCGACGGAGAACCCCAATGA
- a CDS encoding homoserine kinase, which yields MAVFTEVGQDEARELAQRLGLGELRDLRGIQGGIENTNYFVTTVQDGQQAEWVLTLFERLTAEQLPFYLHLMKHLAQRGIPVPDPQADRDGDILHQVRGKPAAVVNKLAGHSELAPTAAHCASVGEMLARLHLAARDFNRSQPNLRGLAWWNETVPVVLPFAGPQQADLLRSELAFQNHVAESSAYAALPRGPIHADLFRDNVMFQDGALTGFFDFYFAGVDSWLFDIGVCLNDWCVDLPTGAHDPLRCQTFLQAYQRVRPLAAAERRLLPAMLRAGALRFWISRLWDFHLPREASLLKPHDPAHFERVLRQRIAHPVHA from the coding sequence ATGGCGGTCTTCACCGAGGTGGGGCAGGACGAGGCGCGCGAACTCGCCCAGCGGCTGGGGCTGGGCGAGCTGCGCGACCTGCGCGGCATCCAGGGCGGCATCGAGAACACCAACTACTTCGTCACCACGGTGCAGGACGGCCAGCAGGCCGAATGGGTGCTGACGCTGTTCGAGCGCCTCACGGCCGAACAGCTGCCCTTCTACCTGCACCTGATGAAGCACCTGGCGCAGCGCGGCATCCCCGTGCCCGACCCGCAGGCCGACCGCGACGGCGACATCCTCCACCAGGTCCGCGGCAAGCCGGCCGCCGTGGTGAACAAGCTCGCGGGCCACAGCGAGCTGGCGCCCACCGCGGCGCACTGCGCCAGCGTGGGCGAGATGCTCGCCCGCCTGCACCTGGCCGCGCGCGACTTCAACCGCAGCCAGCCCAACCTGCGCGGCCTGGCCTGGTGGAACGAGACGGTGCCGGTGGTGCTGCCCTTCGCCGGACCGCAGCAGGCCGACCTGCTGCGCAGCGAACTCGCGTTCCAGAACCACGTGGCCGAATCCTCCGCCTATGCCGCCCTGCCGCGCGGGCCGATCCATGCCGACCTGTTCCGCGACAACGTGATGTTCCAGGACGGCGCGCTCACCGGCTTCTTCGACTTCTACTTCGCGGGCGTGGACAGCTGGCTGTTCGACATCGGCGTGTGCCTGAACGACTGGTGCGTCGACCTTCCCACCGGCGCGCACGATCCCCTGCGCTGCCAGACCTTCCTGCAGGCCTACCAGCGGGTGCGGCCGCTCGCGGCGGCGGAACGCCGGCTGCTGCCGGCCATGCTGCGCGCGGGCGCGCTGCGCTTCTGGATCTCGCGGTTGTGGGACTTCCACCTGCCGCGCGAGGCGTCGCTTCTCAAGCCGCACGACCCGGCGCATTTCGAGCGCGTGCTGCGCCAGCGCATCGCCCACCCGGTGCACGCCTGA
- the polA gene encoding DNA polymerase I, giving the protein MSDSDSPPRKTLLLVDGSSYLYRAFHAMPDLRAVPGDPTSPATGAIRGMINMMQKLRKDVRADYAACVFDAPGKTFRDDLYPEYKANRSAMPDELRAQIEPIHEVVRLLGWKVLHVPGVEADDVIGTLACMARERGIHTVISSGDKDLSQLVDELVTVIDTMNDRVRDLAGVEAEFGVPPRLMVDYQALVGDSVDNVPGVDKVGPKTAVKLLQEYGSLDQLIARAEEVKGAVGQNLRKALDWLPKGRELLTIRKDCDLKDHIPGFPDLEDIVINGQDTEKLKVFYEKYGFKGLVKQLELHDVPPELLEEHKKKERAAPAGGLFEEPDLSGLSQATNLQYETVLTWDQLDALIAQLEAAPLVALDTETNSLDEMHAEIIGLSFSTAPGVAAYLPLAHSYAGVRDQLPREEALARLKPWLENPERPKLGQHVKYDRHVFANHGIEMRGYAHDTMLESYVLEVHKPHGLASLAERHLGRSGIDYENIAGKGQHQIPFQQVPIDKAAEYSCEDSDQTLDVHLTLWPKLERDAKLRFIYDLEMRSSETLYRIERNGVLIDSRELQRQGHELGQRILRLEQEAHELAGQPFNLGSPKQICDILFTKQGLPVIKKTASGAPSTDEEVLEKLAEDYPLPAKILEHRGLSKLKGTYVDKLPQMVHPRTGRVHTHYAQAVAVTGRLSSNEPNLQNIPIRTPEGRRIREAFIAAPGHVIASADYSQIELRIMAHISEDEALLRAFREEMDVHRATAGEVFGVPPDEVSSEQRRYAKVINFGLIYGMSSFGLARNLGIDTKAAANYIDRYFQRYPGVKHYMDETRLSAKSRGYVETVFGRRLYLPEINSPNGPRRAGAERAAINAPMQGTAADVIKLAMVKIQDVLDQHKRATKMILQVHDELVFEVPEAEVDWVRSEIPRLMAGVAELRVPLVAEIGVGPNWETAH; this is encoded by the coding sequence ATGAGCGATTCCGACAGCCCGCCCCGCAAGACCCTGCTGCTGGTGGACGGCTCCAGCTACCTGTACCGCGCCTTCCACGCCATGCCCGACCTGCGGGCCGTTCCCGGCGACCCGACGAGCCCGGCCACCGGCGCCATCCGCGGGATGATCAACATGATGCAGAAGCTGCGAAAGGACGTGCGCGCCGACTACGCGGCCTGCGTGTTCGACGCGCCCGGCAAGACCTTCCGCGACGACCTGTATCCCGAGTACAAGGCCAACCGCTCGGCGATGCCCGACGAACTGCGCGCGCAGATCGAGCCGATCCACGAAGTGGTGCGCCTGCTCGGCTGGAAGGTGCTGCACGTCCCGGGCGTGGAGGCCGACGACGTGATCGGCACGCTGGCCTGCATGGCGCGCGAGCGCGGCATCCACACCGTGATCTCCTCGGGCGACAAGGACCTCTCGCAGCTGGTCGACGAGCTCGTGACCGTCATCGACACCATGAACGACAGGGTGCGCGACCTCGCCGGCGTGGAAGCCGAGTTCGGCGTGCCGCCGCGGCTGATGGTGGACTACCAGGCGCTGGTGGGCGATTCCGTGGACAACGTGCCGGGCGTGGACAAGGTCGGCCCCAAGACGGCCGTCAAGCTGCTGCAGGAATACGGCTCGCTCGACCAGCTGATCGCGCGCGCCGAGGAAGTGAAGGGCGCGGTCGGCCAGAACCTGCGCAAGGCGCTGGACTGGCTGCCCAAGGGCCGCGAGCTGCTCACGATCCGCAAGGACTGCGACCTCAAGGACCACATCCCGGGCTTCCCGGACCTGGAGGACATCGTCATCAACGGCCAGGACACCGAGAAGCTCAAGGTCTTCTACGAGAAGTACGGCTTCAAGGGGCTGGTCAAGCAGCTGGAGTTGCACGACGTCCCGCCGGAGCTGCTGGAGGAGCACAAGAAAAAGGAGAGGGCGGCGCCGGCAGGTGGGCTGTTCGAGGAGCCGGACCTCTCGGGCCTGTCGCAGGCGACCAACCTGCAGTACGAGACGGTGCTGACGTGGGATCAGCTCGATGCGCTGATCGCGCAACTGGAAGCCGCGCCGCTGGTGGCGCTGGACACCGAGACGAATTCGCTCGACGAGATGCACGCCGAGATCATCGGCCTGTCGTTCTCCACCGCACCCGGCGTGGCGGCCTACCTGCCGCTGGCCCACAGCTACGCGGGCGTGCGCGACCAGCTGCCGCGCGAAGAAGCACTCGCCCGGCTGAAGCCCTGGCTGGAGAACCCCGAGCGGCCCAAGCTGGGCCAGCACGTGAAGTACGACCGCCATGTGTTCGCCAATCACGGCATCGAGATGCGCGGTTACGCCCACGACACCATGCTGGAAAGCTACGTGCTGGAAGTGCACAAGCCGCACGGCCTCGCCAGCCTGGCCGAGCGCCACCTGGGCCGCAGCGGCATCGACTACGAGAACATCGCCGGCAAGGGCCAGCACCAGATCCCGTTCCAGCAGGTCCCCATCGACAAGGCGGCGGAGTATTCCTGCGAGGACTCCGACCAGACGCTGGACGTCCACCTGACCCTCTGGCCCAAGCTGGAGCGCGACGCCAAGCTGCGCTTCATCTACGACCTGGAGATGAGGAGCAGCGAGACGCTGTACCGCATCGAGCGCAACGGCGTGCTGATCGACAGCCGGGAGCTGCAGCGGCAGGGCCATGAGCTCGGCCAGCGCATCCTGCGGCTCGAACAGGAAGCGCACGAACTCGCCGGCCAGCCCTTCAACCTGGGCAGCCCCAAGCAGATCTGCGACATCCTCTTCACCAAGCAGGGCCTGCCGGTGATCAAGAAGACGGCGAGCGGCGCGCCCAGCACCGACGAGGAGGTGCTGGAAAAGCTGGCCGAGGACTATCCGCTGCCGGCCAAGATCCTGGAGCACCGGGGGCTGTCGAAACTCAAGGGCACCTACGTCGACAAGCTGCCGCAGATGGTGCATCCGCGCACCGGGCGCGTGCACACGCATTACGCGCAGGCGGTGGCCGTCACCGGACGGCTCTCCAGCAACGAGCCGAACCTGCAGAACATCCCGATCCGCACGCCGGAGGGCCGGCGCATCCGCGAGGCCTTCATCGCCGCGCCCGGCCACGTGATCGCCAGCGCCGACTACAGCCAGATCGAGCTGCGCATCATGGCCCACATCAGCGAGGACGAGGCGCTGCTGCGCGCCTTCCGCGAGGAGATGGACGTGCACCGCGCCACCGCGGGCGAGGTGTTCGGCGTGCCGCCCGACGAGGTGTCCAGCGAGCAGCGCCGCTACGCCAAGGTGATCAACTTCGGGCTGATCTACGGCATGAGCAGCTTCGGCCTGGCACGCAACCTGGGCATCGACACCAAGGCGGCCGCCAACTACATCGACCGCTACTTCCAGCGCTACCCGGGCGTGAAGCACTACATGGACGAGACGCGCCTCTCGGCCAAGAGCCGCGGCTACGTCGAGACCGTGTTCGGCCGCAGGCTGTACCTGCCCGAGATCAATTCGCCCAACGGGCCGCGCCGCGCGGGCGCCGAGCGCGCCGCGATCAACGCACCGATGCAGGGAACGGCGGCCGACGTGATCAAGCTGGCGATGGTGAAGATCCAGGACGTGCTGGACCAGCACAAGCGCGCCACGAAGATGATCCTGCAGGTGCACGACGAACTGGTGTTCGAAGTGCCGGAGGCCGAAGTGGACTGGGTGCGCAGCGAGATTCCGCGGCTGATGGCGGGCGTCGCCGAACTGCGCGTGCCGCTCGTGGCCGAAATAGGCGTTGGACCGAATTGGGAAACGGCCCACTGA
- a CDS encoding 4-oxalocrotonate tautomerase — translation MPTLRVELMEGRTPEQKKELVKALTQAVVNTLGSKPEAVDILLYDIKRSDWATGGVLWSERE, via the coding sequence ATGCCCACGCTTCGCGTCGAACTGATGGAGGGCCGCACGCCCGAACAGAAGAAGGAACTCGTCAAGGCGCTCACGCAGGCCGTCGTCAACACCCTGGGCAGCAAGCCCGAGGCGGTGGACATCCTGCTCTACGACATCAAGCGCAGCGACTGGGCCACCGGCGGCGTGCTCTGGTCCGAGCGGGAGTGA
- a CDS encoding dienelactone hydrolase family protein, protein MLDDDLRKDFDALLPGATGEAGPSRRTALKVLGAGYAAAAGTAMAQTAIRTPSDGLTVGEISYEVNGFKVPAYRAAPAGRTGLPVVLVIHEIFGVHEYIADTARRLAKAGYLAIAPELYARQGDPGSYGEVAKLQAEIVSKVSDAQVMADLDGALKWAAGNGGDASKAAITGFCWGGRIAWLYAAHGPVKAGVAWYGRLAGNSTETTPKHPVDHAANLKAPVLGLYGAADTGIPLDTVDKMKAALANGSPAARASQFVVYPDAPHAFHADYRPSFRQGPAEDGWKRALAWFKANGVA, encoded by the coding sequence ATGCTGGATGACGACCTGAGGAAGGATTTCGATGCGCTGCTGCCCGGCGCCACCGGCGAGGCCGGCCCGAGCCGCCGCACCGCGCTCAAGGTGCTGGGCGCGGGCTACGCGGCGGCCGCCGGGACCGCGATGGCGCAGACCGCGATCAGGACGCCTTCGGACGGCCTGACCGTGGGAGAGATCAGCTACGAGGTCAACGGCTTCAAGGTGCCGGCCTACCGCGCCGCGCCGGCCGGGCGCACCGGGCTGCCGGTGGTGCTGGTGATCCATGAGATCTTCGGCGTCCACGAGTACATCGCCGACACCGCGCGGCGTCTCGCGAAGGCGGGCTACCTGGCCATCGCGCCGGAGCTGTACGCGCGGCAGGGCGATCCGGGCAGCTACGGCGAGGTCGCGAAGCTGCAGGCGGAGATCGTGTCCAAGGTGTCCGATGCGCAGGTGATGGCGGACCTGGACGGCGCGCTCAAGTGGGCCGCGGGCAACGGCGGCGACGCGTCGAAGGCGGCGATCACCGGCTTCTGCTGGGGCGGCCGCATCGCGTGGCTGTATGCCGCGCACGGGCCGGTGAAGGCGGGCGTGGCCTGGTACGGCCGCCTCGCCGGCAACAGCACGGAGACGACGCCGAAGCACCCGGTGGACCACGCGGCGAACCTGAAAGCGCCGGTGCTGGGGCTGTACGGCGCGGCCGACACCGGCATCCCGCTGGACACGGTTGATAAGATGAAGGCTGCGCTGGCCAACGGCTCGCCCGCGGCCAGGGCCTCGCAGTTCGTGGTCTACCCCGACGCGCCGCACGCCTTCCACGCCGACTACCGCCCCAGCTTCCGCCAGGGCCCCGCCGAAGACGGCTGGAAACGCGCGCTGGCCTGGTTCAAGGCCAACGGCGTGGCCTGA
- a CDS encoding ZIP family metal transporter encodes MTLIAILAATLAAGIGSVWLAAALMGLGVLAQAPGGERRPGAQHLLSLAAGALLATAFMHLLPEAFESEASAKELFATLLVSVVFFFLLDKAELWHHGHEHHHGSEPAEGHAGHTHAHSHAGHGHAHAHGEERLRSGGWTVLTGDSVHCFGDGVLIASAFIADLRLGVVAALAVLAHEVPHHVGDLAVLRQTSGSRRAAIAKVSLAGAVTPLGGLVGWWLVDRLHDLLPFLLVVASSSFIYVALADLIPQLQKRLGARETLAQVLWLALGIALVYLVSGFAHVH; translated from the coding sequence ATGACCCTGATCGCCATCCTCGCCGCCACCCTCGCCGCCGGCATCGGCAGCGTCTGGCTTGCGGCCGCCCTCATGGGCCTGGGCGTGCTCGCCCAGGCGCCCGGCGGCGAGCGACGCCCCGGGGCGCAGCACCTGCTCAGCCTGGCCGCGGGCGCGCTGCTGGCCACGGCCTTCATGCACCTGCTGCCCGAGGCCTTCGAGAGCGAGGCCAGCGCCAAGGAACTGTTCGCGACGCTGCTGGTGAGCGTGGTGTTCTTCTTCCTGCTGGACAAGGCGGAGCTTTGGCACCACGGGCATGAACACCACCACGGCAGCGAGCCGGCGGAAGGGCACGCGGGCCACACGCATGCGCACTCGCACGCCGGTCACGGCCACGCGCATGCGCATGGGGAGGAGCGGTTGCGCTCCGGCGGCTGGACCGTGCTCACCGGCGACAGCGTCCACTGCTTCGGAGACGGCGTGCTGATCGCCTCCGCCTTCATCGCCGACCTGCGGCTCGGCGTGGTGGCGGCGCTCGCGGTGCTGGCGCACGAGGTGCCGCACCACGTGGGCGATCTCGCGGTGCTGCGCCAGACCAGCGGCAGCCGCCGCGCGGCGATCGCCAAGGTGTCGTTGGCCGGCGCGGTCACGCCCTTGGGTGGTCTGGTCGGCTGGTGGCTGGTGGACCGGCTCCACGACCTGCTGCCTTTCCTGCTGGTGGTGGCCAGCAGCAGCTTCATCTACGTCGCGCTCGCGGACCTCATTCCGCAGCTGCAAAAGCGCCTGGGCGCGCGCGAGACCCTCGCCCAGGTGCTGTGGCTGGCGCTGGGCATCGCGCTCGTGTACCTCGTGAGCGGCTTCGCCCACGTGCACTGA
- a CDS encoding thrombospondin type 3 repeat-containing protein translates to MGKSVWIGTCAAALAAAAAIIASPAHAEQGVRVYPHGVRSHGTGPVFVQPGPVFVQPGPVIVQPHPVRTWVPGHWVRHHHGHVWVDGHWIVTHPGQHVQPHFGGFHGDHHARRFDQDRDGIPNRFDRDIDGDGVPNWRDRAPRNHWR, encoded by the coding sequence ATGGGCAAGTCAGTGTGGATCGGAACGTGCGCCGCGGCGCTGGCGGCGGCCGCGGCCATCATCGCGTCGCCGGCGCATGCCGAGCAAGGCGTGCGCGTCTACCCGCACGGCGTGCGCTCGCACGGGACGGGGCCGGTTTTCGTGCAACCCGGGCCCGTCTTCGTGCAGCCCGGGCCGGTGATCGTGCAGCCGCATCCCGTGCGCACCTGGGTGCCGGGGCACTGGGTGCGCCACCACCACGGCCATGTGTGGGTGGACGGCCACTGGATCGTCACGCATCCGGGCCAGCACGTGCAGCCGCATTTCGGCGGGTTCCATGGCGACCACCACGCCCGCCGTTTCGACCAGGACCGGGATGGCATCCCGAACCGCTTCGACCGCGACATCGACGGCGACGGCGTGCCGAACTGGCGCGATCGCGCGCCGCGCAACCACTGGCGCTGA
- a CDS encoding DUF4142 domain-containing protein — translation MHKPKLSAVGLALAFTFGSALAQSTAPAQSSGSGGAGTSATGGRSAPQAQPGTGTRNAETNKDDKMARADRRFVQEVAGSGMFEVQAAQLASKQATDSNVKSFAGMLVDHHTKANDELTKLANAKGVELPAAPSRDLRRQIETLGKKKGQEFDQEFVRNVGVKAHEKDIKTFEKASKDLKDPELKAFAEKTLPTLKEHLAMAQKLPQAGKQGGEQQGKKAGGDSSKMGAGGGSANTGGGASTGTGGGSGANKTGS, via the coding sequence ATGCACAAACCCAAGCTTTCCGCCGTGGGCCTGGCCCTGGCTTTCACCTTCGGCAGCGCGCTGGCGCAATCCACCGCGCCGGCGCAGTCGTCCGGCTCCGGCGGCGCGGGCACCTCCGCGACCGGCGGCCGCTCGGCGCCGCAGGCGCAGCCGGGTACCGGTACGCGCAACGCCGAGACCAACAAGGACGACAAGATGGCGCGCGCCGACCGCCGCTTCGTCCAGGAAGTCGCCGGCAGCGGCATGTTCGAGGTGCAGGCGGCGCAGCTGGCCTCCAAGCAGGCCACCGACTCCAACGTCAAGAGCTTCGCCGGCATGCTGGTGGACCATCACACCAAGGCGAACGACGAGCTCACCAAGCTCGCCAACGCCAAGGGCGTGGAGCTGCCGGCGGCGCCGTCGCGCGACCTGCGCCGCCAGATCGAGACGCTGGGCAAGAAGAAGGGCCAGGAGTTCGACCAGGAGTTCGTGCGCAACGTCGGCGTCAAGGCGCACGAAAAGGACATCAAGACCTTCGAGAAGGCCAGCAAGGACCTGAAGGACCCGGAGCTCAAGGCGTTCGCCGAGAAGACGCTGCCCACGCTGAAGGAACACCTCGCGATGGCACAGAAGCTGCCGCAGGCGGGCAAGCAGGGCGGCGAGCAGCAGGGCAAGAAGGCCGGCGGCGACTCCTCGAAGATGGGCGCCGGCGGCGGCAGCGCCAACACGGGCGGGGGCGCGAGCACCGGCACCGGCGGCGGCAGTGGCGCCAACAAGACGGGCAGCTGA
- a CDS encoding DUF4142 domain-containing protein: MVSRRWIWVAAGAAAALWFARAARAETEAEYLQGPHTARTQAPAAEKLPQPKAAAGQPAKPAPGAIAKTAPKPGRISASGYAADSARTATRLPPEERHARDFLRAAALHARFEVDASRLALARAENPGVRGFASDLLLYHEAADAELLHLLAARGMAPPMMENKQRKTLNRLAKLTGAKFDREFVAGVGRDRQREDVQRFEKAALGVADPVLRDWIDRQLPSLREQHSSATRLASGEPRRADAIKPAVARAAERPPRSRRG; encoded by the coding sequence GTGGTTTCCAGGCGTTGGATTTGGGTGGCGGCCGGTGCCGCGGCTGCCCTGTGGTTCGCACGCGCGGCGCGCGCCGAGACGGAGGCGGAGTACCTGCAAGGGCCCCACACGGCCAGGACGCAGGCGCCCGCGGCCGAGAAGCTGCCGCAACCAAAAGCCGCTGCAGGCCAGCCGGCCAAGCCGGCTCCAGGCGCGATCGCCAAAACGGCTCCCAAACCCGGCCGCATCTCCGCCAGCGGCTATGCCGCCGATTCGGCGCGGACCGCGACACGATTGCCGCCGGAAGAACGCCATGCCCGCGATTTCCTTCGAGCCGCCGCGCTGCACGCGCGCTTCGAAGTCGACGCATCGCGGCTGGCCCTTGCGCGCGCCGAGAATCCCGGCGTGCGGGGCTTCGCATCCGACCTGCTGCTGTACCACGAGGCCGCCGATGCCGAACTGCTGCACCTGCTGGCCGCGCGCGGCATGGCGCCGCCGATGATGGAGAACAAGCAGCGCAAGACGCTCAACCGCCTGGCGAAGCTCACCGGCGCGAAGTTCGACCGCGAGTTCGTCGCCGGCGTCGGACGCGACCGCCAGCGCGAAGACGTGCAGCGTTTCGAGAAGGCCGCGCTGGGTGTGGCCGATCCGGTGCTGCGCGACTGGATCGACCGCCAGCTGCCGAGCCTGCGCGAGCAGCACTCGTCGGCGACCCGGCTGGCTTCGGGCGAGCCGCGCCGCGCGGACGCGATCAAGCCCGCGGTGGCGCGAGCGGCGGAGCGCCCGCCGCGCTCCAGGCGCGGCTAG
- a CDS encoding DUF4019 domain-containing protein, whose translation MTRPIPACAALLALALSLPAAAQLKLPGAGASPGAPAAGGAAPAASAPKAAAASGTEEKEKAGQLAAAGWLTLLDRRDWGTAWETSASMFRNAVPLANWMEGAPKARADFGALVDRAPATVAYKDRLERMPPGDYVTVIFVSKFEKRGEVQELVTTVREPDGRWRVTGYSTR comes from the coding sequence ATGACCCGACCGATCCCCGCGTGCGCCGCCCTGCTGGCGCTGGCGCTGAGCCTGCCTGCCGCCGCCCAGCTGAAGCTTCCCGGCGCGGGCGCTTCGCCGGGCGCCCCTGCTGCCGGCGGTGCCGCCCCTGCGGCCTCCGCGCCCAAGGCCGCCGCTGCCTCCGGCACCGAAGAAAAGGAGAAGGCCGGCCAGCTCGCGGCTGCCGGCTGGCTGACCCTGCTGGACCGGCGCGACTGGGGCACGGCCTGGGAAACCTCGGCTTCGATGTTCCGCAATGCCGTGCCGCTGGCCAACTGGATGGAAGGCGCGCCCAAGGCGCGCGCCGACTTCGGCGCGCTGGTCGATCGTGCGCCTGCCACCGTCGCCTACAAGGACCGCCTGGAGCGCATGCCGCCCGGCGATTACGTCACGGTGATCTTCGTCAGCAAGTTCGAGAAGCGCGGTGAAGTGCAGGAACTGGTGACCACCGTGCGCGAGCCCGACGGCCGCTGGCGCGTCACCGGCTACTCGACCCGCTAG